One segment of Castanea sativa cultivar Marrone di Chiusa Pesio chromosome 3, ASM4071231v1 DNA contains the following:
- the LOC142626874 gene encoding flavonoid 3',5'-methyltransferase-like has protein sequence MGTAIEKGILKTEELLKYVYEKSYQREHEQLKELRDATEKQYPTRSLMILPVDEGIFLSMLLKIMNAKKTLELGVFTGYSLLTTALALPADGEIIAIDPNKDAYQFGLSFIQKAGVEHKIKFIDSQALPILNDLITNKKQEGTFDFAFVDADKENYIMYHELLLKLVKIGGIIGYDNTLWFGSVAAPEEDAKEGFIKHYRKGFMELNNFLATDPRIESSLISIGDGLTLCRRLC, from the exons ATGGGAACCGCTATAGAAAAGGGCATCCTCAAAACAGAAGAACTTCTAAAG TACGTTTACGAGAAGAGCTACCAGAGAGAGCATGAGCAATTGAAGGAACTCAGAGACGCCACAGAAAAGCAATATCCCACGCG GAGCTTAATGATCCTGCCTGTTGATGAAGGGATATTCCTCTCAATGCTTCTAAAGATTATGAACGCGAAGAAGACATTAGAGCTTGGAGTCTTTACTGGTTACTCTCTTCTTACTACTGCTCTTGCACTACCAGCTGATGGCGAG ATAATAGCTATTGATCCAAACAAGGATGCATATCAATTTGGATTGTCATTTATTCAGAAAGCTGGAGTGGAGCATAAGATTAAGTTTATCGACTCACAAGCCTTGCCAATTTTAAATGATCTGATTACCAAT AAGAAACAAGAAGGGACATTCGATTTTGCGTTTGTGGATGCTGACAAGGAAAACTACATCATGTATCACGAGCTTCTTTTAAAACTAGTTAAGATTGGTGGAATTATTGGTTACGATAATACCTTATGGTTTGGATCAGTGGCTGCTCCTGAAGAGGATGCTAAGGAGGGATTTATTAAGCATTACAGAAAAGGTTTCATGGAGTTGAACAACTTTCTAGCAACTGATCCCCGCATCGAATCGTCCCTCATTTCAATTGGTGATGGCCTCACCCTTTGCAGGCGCCTCTGCTAG